TCCCTGGCTGTCGGTCTTCATCGATACAGCCAGCAGGCGGCCTGGGAGCGCTCGTTGACGGCCTCGAGCGCCGGCACCTCGGCCGCGCAGCGCTCGAAGGCGTGCGGGCAGCGTGTGCGGAACACGCAGCCCGTGGGCGGGCGAAGCGGCGAGGGCAGTTCGCCCGACAGCATCTGGATCTGCTTGCCCCGCTCCAGCTTGGGATCGGGAATCGGCACCGCCGACAGCAGGGCGCGCGTGTAAGGGTGCTTGGGGTCCGCGTACAACTCGTGCTTGTCGGCGAGTTCCATCACGCGCCCCAGGTACATCACCAGGATGCGTTGGCTCACGTGCTTGACGACGGCCAGGTCGTGCGCGATGAAGACCAGCGCCAGGTTCAGCTGCTTCTGCAGGTCCTTCAGCAGGTTGATGATCTGCGCCTGGATCGACACGTCAAGCGCCGACACCGGCTCGTCGCAGACGATCAGCTTGGGCTCCAGGATCAGCGCCCGGGCGATGCCGATGCGCTGGCACTGGCCGCCCGAGAATTCATGCGGGTAGCGATAGAGCTGCGCCTCGTTCAGGCCCACGCGCACCAGCATGGCCTTGACGCGGGCCAGCACTTCGCTGGCCGGCAGCTCGGGCCGGTGCGTGCGCAGCGGCTCGCCGATGATCTGGAGCACGTTCATGCGCGGGTTCAGCGAGGCGAGCGGGTCCTGGAACACCATCTGCACGTTCTTGCGCACCGCCTGCCAGTCGGCGCTGCTGGCGCCCGACATGTCACGGCCCAGCCACACCACCTGGCCGGCGGTGGCCGGGATCAGATTCAGCAGCGCGCGCGCCAGCGTCGACTTGCCGCAGCCCGACTCGCCCACGATGCCCAGCGTCTCGCCGGGATAGAGGTCGAAGCTGACGCCGTTGACCGCCTTGAGGACGCGCTTTTCCGGAAAGAAGCCTTCGCCGCGCACCTTGAAGTGCACATGCAGGTCGCGCACGGACAGCAGTGGCTCCTCCCTCCCCCTCCGGGGGAGGGTCGGGGTGGGGGCGCTTCTCGTATCGTCCATCACCACGCTCATGACAGCACCGCCTCGGCCTGGCGAGCCACTTCCGCGATGTCGCGGTGGCAGGCGCGCAGCACGGCCGCATCTTGCCCGGCTACCGCCACCAGCGGCGGCCGTTCGGTGACGCAGCGCTCGTTGGCCAGCGGGCAGCGTTCGCTGAAGGGGCAGCCCGCGGGCAGGCGCGCCATGTTGGGCGGCACGCCGGGAATGGCCACCAGCCGCTCGCCTTCGTGATCGAGCTTGGGCACCGCGCCCAGCAGGCCCAGCGTGTAGGGGTGCGTCGGGCGGTAGAAGACGTGCTCGGCGCTGCCTTGCTCCATGATGCGGCCGCCATAGAGCACCATGACCTGGTCGCACAGGCCGGCGACCACGCCGAGGTCGTGCGTGATCAGGATGATGGCGGTGCCGAAATCGCGCTGCAGTTCGCGCAGCAGCGCCATGGTCTGGGCCTGCACCGTCACGTCCAGCGCCGTCGTGGGCTCGTCGGCGATCAGCAGGTCCGGCTGGCACAGCAGGGCCATGGCGATCATGATGCGCTGGCGCATGCCGCCCGAGAATTCGTGCGGGTACATGCGGATGCGGCGTGCGGCGTCGGGGATGCGCACCTGCTCCAGCGTCTGGATGGCCAGCGACAGCGCGCTGCGGCGCGTCAGGCCCTTGTGCAGTTCCAGCACCTCGGTCATCTGCCTCTCCACCGTGAGGTAGGGGTTCAGCGAGGTCATCGGGTCCTGGAAGATCATTGCGATGCGGTTGCCGCGGATGCGATTGAGCCGCGACGCCGGCATGGACAACAGGTCTTCGCCGTTGAACAGCGCGCGCCCGCCGGCGCGGCCGTTGGCGGCCAGCAGGCCCATCAGGGCCAGCATGCTCTGGCTCTTGCCCGAGCCGCTCTCGCCCACGATTCCGAAGGTCTGTCCGCGCTCCAGCGCGAACGACAAGCCGTTGACGGCGGTGACTGCGCCGTCGGGCGTGTTGAACTTGACCGTGAGGTCGTCGATCTCGATCAGCTTCTGGTTCATCGCTGTTTGGGGTCCAGGGCGTCGCGCAGGCCGTCGCCGATGAAGTTGAAGCAGTACAGGGTGATGGACAGCATGGCGCAGGGGAACAGCAGCATCCAGGGCGCCACTTCCATCACGCCGGTGCCGTCGTGGATCAGCACGCCCCAGCTGGTCATCGGCTCCTGGATGCCCAGGCCGAGGAAGGACAGCACCGACTCGGTGAGGATCACGCCCGGCACGGTGACGGTGGTGTAGATCACGACCACGCCCAGCAGGTTGGGCACGATGTGCGAGAAGATGATGCGCCGGGTGGGCACGCCGATCGAGCGCGCCGCCTCGACGAACTCCATGTTGCGCAGCGACAGTGTCTGCCCGCGCACCACGCGCGCCATGTCCATCCAGGAGAAGGCGGTGATCGCCAGCACCACCAGGTAGAACTCGCGGCCCAGGATGGTGACCAGCAGGATCGCGATCAGCAGGTAGGGGATGGCATACATCATGTCGACGAAGCGCATCATGAAGCTGT
Above is a window of Ramlibacter tataouinensis DNA encoding:
- a CDS encoding oligopeptide/dipeptide ABC transporter ATP-binding protein, whose product is MDDTRSAPTPTLPRRGREEPLLSVRDLHVHFKVRGEGFFPEKRVLKAVNGVSFDLYPGETLGIVGESGCGKSTLARALLNLIPATAGQVVWLGRDMSGASSADWQAVRKNVQMVFQDPLASLNPRMNVLQIIGEPLRTHRPELPASEVLARVKAMLVRVGLNEAQLYRYPHEFSGGQCQRIGIARALILEPKLIVCDEPVSALDVSIQAQIINLLKDLQKQLNLALVFIAHDLAVVKHVSQRILVMYLGRVMELADKHELYADPKHPYTRALLSAVPIPDPKLERGKQIQMLSGELPSPLRPPTGCVFRTRCPHAFERCAAEVPALEAVNERSQAACWLYR
- a CDS encoding oligopeptide/dipeptide ABC transporter ATP-binding protein, whose translation is MNQKLIEIDDLTVKFNTPDGAVTAVNGLSFALERGQTFGIVGESGSGKSQSMLALMGLLAANGRAGGRALFNGEDLLSMPASRLNRIRGNRIAMIFQDPMTSLNPYLTVERQMTEVLELHKGLTRRSALSLAIQTLEQVRIPDAARRIRMYPHEFSGGMRQRIMIAMALLCQPDLLIADEPTTALDVTVQAQTMALLRELQRDFGTAIILITHDLGVVAGLCDQVMVLYGGRIMEQGSAEHVFYRPTHPYTLGLLGAVPKLDHEGERLVAIPGVPPNMARLPAGCPFSERCPLANERCVTERPPLVAVAGQDAAVLRACHRDIAEVARQAEAVLS
- a CDS encoding ABC transporter permease subunit, producing MLFLLRKKALVDQLAQMPVAAPGRSPWADARDRFMRNRAAVASLVVLVLISLACIVGPFLLPYEFDTADWDAMKMAPSWKGFHLWGTDESGRDLLVRCLIGGRISLMVGLLATLCSVAVGIAWGATAGFLGGKVDSFMMRFVDMMYAIPYLLIAILLVTILGREFYLVVLAITAFSWMDMARVVRGQTLSLRNMEFVEAARSIGVPTRRIIFSHIVPNLLGVVVIYTTVTVPGVILTESVLSFLGLGIQEPMTSWGVLIHDGTGVMEVAPWMLLFPCAMLSITLYCFNFIGDGLRDALDPKQR